The following coding sequences lie in one Yoonia sp. G8-12 genomic window:
- a CDS encoding toxic anion resistance protein, with protein sequence MSDTIRQKAQATLAEVEKVTAVVLPEPKSELITLDAADAPTSAEIQKRVAEINITDTNSIVSFGSSAQAELQVISQSMLAGVRNKDVGPAGDSLRNIVTTIRGFSISELDVRRERSWWEKLLGRAAPMAKFAARFEEVQGQIDHITDDLLKHEHVLLKDIESLDMLYDKTLQFYDELGLYIAAGEAKIADLDATTIPAKEAEVQAAPEEQAVMKAQELRDLRSARDDLERRVHDLKLTRQVTMQSLPSIRLVQENDKSLVTKINSTLVNTVPLWETQLAQAVTIQRSAEAAEAVRGANDLTNELLKANAENLRMANKAIRTEMERGVFDINAVKEANANLIATINESLEIADEGKRKRAEAEVELQKMEHELKETLASAKARKTGTGDTIGTSAGA encoded by the coding sequence ATGTCTGATACGATCCGCCAGAAGGCCCAAGCGACACTTGCCGAAGTCGAAAAAGTCACCGCCGTGGTTCTGCCTGAGCCCAAAAGTGAACTTATCACACTTGACGCAGCAGACGCGCCGACAAGTGCCGAAATCCAGAAACGTGTGGCCGAAATCAATATCACAGACACCAATTCCATCGTATCCTTTGGCTCATCCGCGCAGGCCGAATTGCAGGTCATCAGCCAATCGATGCTGGCCGGAGTGCGCAACAAGGATGTGGGTCCAGCCGGTGACAGCCTGCGCAATATCGTAACAACGATCCGCGGCTTTTCGATCTCGGAGCTTGATGTGCGCCGCGAGCGTAGTTGGTGGGAGAAGCTCTTGGGGCGTGCTGCACCCATGGCGAAATTCGCCGCCCGTTTCGAAGAGGTCCAGGGCCAGATCGACCACATCACCGATGATCTGCTCAAGCACGAACATGTCCTGCTCAAAGACATCGAGAGCCTTGACATGCTCTATGACAAGACCCTGCAATTCTATGATGAACTTGGCCTTTACATTGCCGCAGGTGAAGCGAAAATTGCCGACCTTGATGCCACAACGATTCCCGCCAAAGAGGCCGAGGTACAGGCCGCACCTGAAGAACAGGCCGTGATGAAAGCGCAGGAATTGCGCGATCTGCGCTCGGCACGTGACGATCTGGAACGCCGTGTGCATGACCTCAAACTGACACGTCAGGTGACGATGCAGTCTTTGCCATCAATCCGCTTGGTGCAGGAAAACGACAAATCGCTGGTGACCAAGATCAACTCGACCTTGGTGAACACGGTGCCCTTGTGGGAAACGCAACTGGCGCAGGCGGTCACGATCCAACGCTCTGCTGAAGCCGCTGAAGCAGTGCGCGGTGCAAACGACCTGACCAATGAGTTGTTGAAAGCCAATGCCGAAAACCTGCGCATGGCGAACAAAGCGATCCGCACTGAAATGGAACGCGGCGTGTTCGACATCAATGCGGTGAAAGAGGCGAACGCCAACCTGATCGCCACAATCAACGAAAGCCTCGAAATTGCCGATGAGGGCAAGCGCAAGCGGGCCGAAGCCGAAGTTGAACTGCAAAAGATGGAACATGAGCTGAAAGAAACCCTTGCGTCGGCCAAAGCCCGCAAGACCGGCACGGGCGATACCATCGGCACATCGGCCGGCGCCTGA